DNA from Microbacterium sp. SORGH_AS_0969:
CGCCGAAGCCACCCGCGGCTTCATCTGTAGGGAACATGACCCGAATCCGCCCTGGGCGAGGAATCGCGCGGGAAATCTCGGGACGCGTCACGGTGACGCGAGCGCCTCCACCGGCCCCTCCGGCAGCACGACCCATCCCTCCCGCCGGGCGATGTCGAGAACCTCGGATGCCGGGGGCTCGAACGCCCCGAGCGCACCGGCGCGCGTCGCCAGAGCGGCCACCACCGCGTCGAAGGCATCGGCGTTCGCGACCGCGAGCGGGGCGAAGCCGCCCAGATCGAGCCACGGAGCGCGCGCGGACAGTGTCTCGAGGAGAACGGCCCGGCGCTCGGCATCCACCCGGTACCCGGTCGTGTCGAAGCCCCACAGACGCAGCGAGCCGCCGGGGTACACCTCGAACAGGCGCCCCTCGGCTGCTCGGTCGACGGGGAAGCCCGCCTCCGCGAGCCGCCCGAGAAGCCCCGCGCACCGCAGCGCGGTGACACCGAGGCGATCGGTCGAGACGCTGAGCGGCCAGCGTCCGATGCGCTCGCGCACCACGTGGTCGGTGTGGCGGTAGACGAGCGGGCGACGCCAGTCGGCTCCGCCGTCAACGAGCTCGCGGGCGGAGCCGGAGTGGTGTGCGCGCACGAAGTCGACGAACGCGTCGGGCCAGCCGAGCGGGCAGTCGACCCCGAGCCAGACCGCTTCGCCGGAGACGGATGCCACGATCGTGGCGTCATCGACCCCGGCCTCCAGCCGTGTGAGCCGGGCGCCGCCGTCGGTCCAGACGAGCTCGGCGAGGGCGGTGCCGGGCACGCCCGCGGCCAGGTCGACGCCGATCGTTCTCACCCGCGCAGCCTACGGCCCCACGCCACGGGCGGCTCGGCCGCCCGTGCGGAATACCGTCGACGACGCCGTGGTTTCCCGCGGTGTGACTTCGCACGCCGCCGCCCTCGATCGCGCGCTCGCGTCGCTCGAGATCCGCGCCGAACACGCGCGCCGCTCGACACTCGAGGCGGGCGAACGCCTGACGGTTCCGCCCGGCGAGGCGACGCTGCTCTTCGTGCGCGCGGGAGAGATCACCGGCGACATCGGCGAGAATCTCGGCTGCTCGATCGACGCCGGATCGGGTGAGGCAGCGACCCTGCGCGGCCGCCGCACGCTCCTCGCGGGCGACGCTCTCGTCTCGCTGGGGTGCGAGCACCTCGCGCTCGCGTCGCAGTCCGGGGCCGAGGTCACCGTCATCTCCGTGAGAGTGGCACGCACCCTCCTCTCCGGCGCGCTCCCCGGCGTCGTCTTCGTCAACGACTTCACGCGCGCCGAGCCCGCAGCGGCGGCCCTCGCCGCCCACCTCGGCCAGTCACCCCGCCCCGGCGACACGACCATCTGCCACATCATGGTGCGCACGGTGGTCCTCGCGGCGATCCGCGCGTGGGCCTTCGCCGATGCGAACGCCGCGTGGCCGCCGCGCTCGGAGGACCCGTTCCTGGATCGCGCCGCCGCCGCGATCGTCGCGGACCCCGGTCGCTCCTGGACCACCGATGAACTGGCCGGTCTCGCCGCGATGTCGCGCTCGGTGTTCGCCGAGCGGTTCCGCGAGGCCTTCGGCCGCTCCCCCGGCGGCTACGTCACCGACGCCCGCGTCCGCCGAGCGAAGGAGCTCTTAGAGGCCGGAGAGTCTGTGTCGGAGGTGTCGCGGACCCTGGGCTACGCCTCCGATGAGGGCTTCCGCCGCGCGTTCCGCCGCGTCACGGGCGTGGCGCCCTCGCGATGGCGCGCTTCCGCGGGGCCGGTCCCGATCGCGCACGGCTGAGCCGCGACGGCCGGGACCGAACCGCCGCGACTGGGCCGCGCGCCACGCGGGCACGCTCAGCGCGAGCGCGGAACCCGCAGCGACACCCCGAACAGCACGGCACCGACGACGAGGAGCGCCGCGCCCACGGCATCCGTGACGACGATGCCCATTCCGTCGACCAGCAGCCCACCGATACCGGCCGCCGCGACGATCGCGAGCTGGAAGCCCGTGACCACGAGGCTGCCGCCCGCCTCGAGTCGGTCCGGCATCCGGTGTCCGACCCAGGTGTTGACGATGATCAGCCACGACGCGAAGAGGAAGCCCCACGCGAACACCGCCGCGGCGACCGCCGCGAACCCGGGGAGCGAGAGCACCACGACGATCGACGCCGCGATCGCGAGCGGACCGACGACGGACAGGATGCCGAACGCCCGGTCGACCACGATCCCGATGACGATGTTGCCGATGAGCCCGCCGGCTCCGAACAGCGTCAGGAGAAGGACCACCGTTGCGGCATCCACCTCGGGGAGGCGCTCCAGCGCGAGCCGCACGTAGGTGTAGGCGAGGAAGTGCCCGAGCACGATGAAGACGTGGCCGACGAGTCCGAACGCGGCTCCGGGCCGGCGGAGCGTGTCGACGAGGAGTCGGATGCTGGATGCCGCGGCCGCCGGCACCGGGGGCAGGACGAGACGCACGGCCACCCCCACGACGGCGGAGGCGAGACCGACGATGAGGAACGCCAGACGCCAGTCGAGCGCCTCGCTCAGCAGGACGCCGAGGGGGACGCCCGCGACGGTGGCCAGCGACAGACCGGCCGAGGTGAACATGACGGCGCGACCAATGCGGTCAGGCGCCGACAGGGCCGCTGCGACCGTGATCGACATCGACCAGAAGGCCGAGATCGCCGCGCCGAGGAGGAAGCGCGCGACGAGGATCGTGACGAAGTGGGGGGCGACCGCCACGGCGATGCTCGACACCGCGGCCGCGGCGGCCGCGATCACGAGCAGCGTGCGTCGGTCCAGACGCGGGAAGATCAGGCCGACCGTGGGAGCCATCAGCAGCCCGGCGAGCGCGGTGACCGTCACGGTCTGCCCGGCCTGGCCGGGGGTGATGCCGAGACCCGCGGCCATCTCGGTGAGCACACCGTTGGGGAGGAACTCGGCGGTGACGAGCAGGAAGCTCATCAGCATCAGGACGACGAGCCCGCCGTATCTCATGCGGGCGACGGGAGCGACGGGAACGGGGGCGGTCATGGTCATGGCTCGATGCTCGCAACGGAGCATTCCGCGCGCCCGACCGATCGTCCGGGGCACCCCACCGTTCGTCCGAGCACGATCGTCGGCGCGCAACCGGTCGCCCTCACCCGCCGGACCTGAGAAGATCACCCCATGGCAGACGACGACCTCCCCGACTCCTTCGAGCCGGGCCTTCGCGTGCCTCCGCGACCCCAGCCGCCCGCGCCGCCCGTTCCGAAGGGCGACCTCCGGGTGGCCTCGATCATCGCGATCGTCACCGGGAGCATCGTCATCGCCTGGCATATCTTCCTGGTCTCGGTCAGCGCGATCGCCGACTTCGATCAGTTCGTATGGGTACAGCTCGGCATCTGGGCGCTCGCCCTCGTGTCGTTGGTCACCGGCATCCTGAGTCTGAACGCCCGCATGGCGCGCGAACTGGCCGCGGCCGGGTTCATCGCGGGAGTCGCCGCGGCCCTGCTGTCGCTGGGCATCGGCTTCTTCAGCGGAGCGGACTTCCTTCCCTGACGCCTTTCCGGCCCGGACGCGTCAGCCGGCGCATTCCTCGCTGAGCTCGGTGAGTGCCCACGAGCTCGCGGTGCGCTCGAGGTGCACCGTTCCGCAGTCGCCGTTGGCATACGTCACCTGCAACAGCGCGTCGTCGGCGGTCTCGGACTCGACGTCGACGGTCACATCGGCGGGGAGCCCCGCCGCCGCATAGAGGGCCGAGCTCTGCCGGATGAGGGTGGCGCAATCGTCGATCTCCACGCCGGTGGCGGCTTTGTACTCGGCGATCATCCGCTGCTGGAGGGGCTCGGTCAGCGCACCGCACGCGGCGACGGTGTCGGCGGAACGCACCGCCGTCCACCAGGTCTGGAACGCCGCGACCGGGCCGTCGGCCGGCACCGGCGATGCGGTGGCGACGGGGCTGGCATCCGACGTCGCGGCCGTCGTCTCGGACGGCTCGTCGGATGCCGAAGACCCGGTGCACCCGGTCAGGGCGAGACCGGCGGCGAGCAGGGTGATGACCAGCGCGTGGGGGGATCGCATCCCTCCATTGTCGCCGAGGCGGGCGTCGGCGTCACCTCCGTGCGGTGTCCCCCGTCCGACGGAGGGGACACCGCACGGCCTCGCTCAGGGCTGAGGCGTCTTCGCGGCTTCCTGGGCGACCTCGCGCGTGAGCTCCGCATCGGGGCCGAGCGAGCGCTCGAGCTCATGGGCGAGGGAGTCGAGTTCGGCCCCGCCGGCCATGAGGCTCGTGAGCTCGGCGAGCGTGATGTCGGCCTTGAGGTGGTCGCCGATGCTCGTGCCGCGGTTCAGCAGCAGGAACCGGTCGCCCACGGGGTACGCGTGGTGCGGGTTGTGCGTGATGAACACGACGCCCAGACCCCGGTCGCGCGCCTTCGCGATGTACTTCAGCACGACGCCCGACTGCTTCACGCCGAGAGCCGCGGTGGGCTCGTCGAGGATCAGCACGCGCGCGCCGAAGTACACGGCACGGGCGATCGCGACGCACTGGCGCTCACCGCCGGAGAGCGTGCCGATGGGCTGGTCGACGTCGCGCAGGTCGATGCCCATGTTGGCGAGCTCGGTGTAGGTGACCTCCTTCATCCGCGCCACGTCGAGGCGGCGGAAGGGACCCCACCCGCGGGTCAGCTCCGATCCGAGGAAGAAGTTGCGCCACACGGGCATGAGGGGCACGACGGCGAGATCCTGGAAGACGGTGGCGATCCCGGCATCCAGGGCATCCCTCGGGGAGGAGAACGTGACGGGCGCGCCGTCCAGCAGCAGTTCGCCCTCGGAGGGGCTGTGGGCCCCGGCGAG
Protein-coding regions in this window:
- a CDS encoding ATP-binding cassette domain-containing protein — encoded protein: MTTSTQTPIVEVRNVGKSYGPVNALSGVSTTVTAGQVTCVLGDNGAGKSTFIKMLAGAHSPSEGELLLDGAPVTFSSPRDALDAGIATVFQDLAVVPLMPVWRNFFLGSELTRGWGPFRRLDVARMKEVTYTELANMGIDLRDVDQPIGTLSGGERQCVAIARAVYFGARVLILDEPTAALGVKQSGVVLKYIAKARDRGLGVVFITHNPHHAYPVGDRFLLLNRGTSIGDHLKADITLAELTSLMAGGAELDSLAHELERSLGPDAELTREVAQEAAKTPQP
- a CDS encoding helix-turn-helix domain-containing protein, which gives rise to MVSRGVTSHAAALDRALASLEIRAEHARRSTLEAGERLTVPPGEATLLFVRAGEITGDIGENLGCSIDAGSGEAATLRGRRTLLAGDALVSLGCEHLALASQSGAEVTVISVRVARTLLSGALPGVVFVNDFTRAEPAAAALAAHLGQSPRPGDTTICHIMVRTVVLAAIRAWAFADANAAWPPRSEDPFLDRAAAAIVADPGRSWTTDELAGLAAMSRSVFAERFREAFGRSPGGYVTDARVRRAKELLEAGESVSEVSRTLGYASDEGFRRAFRRVTGVAPSRWRASAGPVPIAHG
- a CDS encoding MFS transporter; translation: MTMTAPVPVAPVARMRYGGLVVLMLMSFLLVTAEFLPNGVLTEMAAGLGITPGQAGQTVTVTALAGLLMAPTVGLIFPRLDRRTLLVIAAAAAAVSSIAVAVAPHFVTILVARFLLGAAISAFWSMSITVAAALSAPDRIGRAVMFTSAGLSLATVAGVPLGVLLSEALDWRLAFLIVGLASAVVGVAVRLVLPPVPAAAASSIRLLVDTLRRPGAAFGLVGHVFIVLGHFLAYTYVRLALERLPEVDAATVVLLLTLFGAGGLIGNIVIGIVVDRAFGILSVVGPLAIAASIVVVLSLPGFAAVAAAVFAWGFLFASWLIIVNTWVGHRMPDRLEAGGSLVVTGFQLAIVAAAGIGGLLVDGMGIVVTDAVGAALLVVGAVLFGVSLRVPRSR
- a CDS encoding DUF429 domain-containing protein; the encoded protein is MRTIGVDLAAGVPGTALAELVWTDGGARLTRLEAGVDDATIVASVSGEAVWLGVDCPLGWPDAFVDFVRAHHSGSARELVDGGADWRRPLVYRHTDHVVRERIGRWPLSVSTDRLGVTALRCAGLLGRLAEAGFPVDRAAEGRLFEVYPGGSLRLWGFDTTGYRVDAERRAVLLETLSARAPWLDLGGFAPLAVANADAFDAVVAALATRAGALGAFEPPASEVLDIARREGWVVLPEGPVEALASP